The Flavobacterium sp. M31R6 nucleotide sequence AAGCCCAGAAATACCATTTAAAATTTATGCCTGGTGCCGTTACGGATTTTTTTGAAAAAACAAATGACACTCTATCATTTAAAACGAGTACCCGAAATCTTGCAGACTATGGAAATATCATAATGAAACTAAAAAATGTAAAACGTTTTCCAGTTATTATTGAATTAACAAATGAAAAAGGTGATATTGTCAAGGCAAGCGAATATACGGATGGCAAAACGGAAATTGAATTTAATTTACTAGAACCAAGCGTATACACGGTTAGAGCGATTTATGATGACAATAAAAACAAGGAATGGGATACCGGAAACTATCTTGAAAAACGACAAGCTGAAGAAGTAATCTATTCTTCCAAAGAAATAAATCTTCATGCTAATTTTGATTGGGAAGAGACTTTTGACTTAAGCCTTCCATATGTTCCAGAACCCAAGAAGAAAATCCCAAAGGACAAAGAAAAAGGCAAAAAAAGTAGCTCATTTTAACACAAAAGAATCTTGATCACTTAAAAAATTAAACTTTTTTCTGGCTAAGAGCAGTTCGGCTTTATTTAATTCGATAATAAAAACCCCTTTTGTCTCTATGGGTTCCATAATGTAATCTCCCAAGAAATTGACAACTTGGGAATGTCCATTATATTGAAAATTGTTATCGTCTTCCCCAATTCTATTAACCCCAATGGTATAACTCATGTTTTCTATGGCACGTGCTTTTAGCAAAGCATCCCAAGCGTTTATCCTTATCTTTGGCCAATTAGCAACATAAATCAACACATCATATTCTTCCACATTTCTGGAAAAAACAGGGAAACGTAAATCATAACAAATCAGCGGGCAAATTTTCCACCCTTTATATTCAATAATTAATTTATTGCTGCCAGCTGTATAAACCTTGTCTTCTCCAGCCAGACTAAACAAATGCCTTTTGTCATAAAATTGAATTTCGCCCGAAGGAAAAACAAAAACCAATCGGTTGTAGAAATTTTCTTTTTCGACAATAACTAAACTTCCTGTAATTGCTACGTTTTTGGCTTTAGCCAAATGTTTTAACCAAGTAATTGTTTCGCCATGCGTAGTTTCGGCAACATCATTGGGCTTCATGGTAAATCCAGAAGTAAACATTTCAGGGAGAATGATTAAATCAACACTTTCAGAAATGGCATTGATTTTTTCTCCGAGTTTTTTTCTGTTTTTTTCCGGGTTTTCCCAGAATAAGGATGATTGGATAAGTGCAATTTTCATTTTGAATAATTTGCTGTTTCACAAAGATACGCAAAGATAAAAAGAGATTCATAAAGGTTTTATTAAACAAAAAAACGTCCCGATAATCGGGACGTTTTTGATATAAACTATTTTAAAATCTTATTTCAAACTTGCAGAAAGATATTCTCTGTTCATACGAGCAATGTTTTCAAGGGAAATTCCTTTTGGACATTCGATTTCGCAAGCTCCAGTATTGGTACAATTACCAAAACCTTCTTCGTCCATTTGACGCACCATGTTCAACACACGGTTTGTAGCTTCTACTTTTCCTTGTGGTAACAATGCATATTGTGAAACTTTTGCTCCAACAAATAACATAGCAGAACCATTTTTACAAGTTGCCACACAAGCACCACAACCAATACATGCTGCTGCTTCAAATGCCTTATCAGCATCGTCTTTAGGAACTGGAATGGTATTGGCATCGATAGTGTTTCCTGAAGTATTCACCGAAACAAATCCTCCTGCTTGCTGAATTCTATCAAAAGCTGTTCTGTCCACAACTAAATCTTTAATTACTGGGAAAGCAACACTTCTCCATGGCTCAACTACAATTGTATCCCCGTCATTAAACATTCTCATATGCAATTGACAAGTTGTAATTCCAGTATCTGGTCCGTGTGCACGTCCATTGATATATAAAGAACACATTCCGCAAATTCCTTCACGACAGTCGTGGTCAAATGCAATTGGTTCTTTTCTTTCGTTTACTAATTGTTCGTTCAATTGGTCTAACATTTCCAAAAACGAACTGGCTGTAGAAACATTATTTAGTTTGTATGATTCCATTTTCCCCTTTTCTTTGGAGTTTTTTTGACGCCAAATCTGAAGAGTTATATTGATATTTTTTGCTGCGCTCATAATTCTATTATTTGTAATTTCTAGCTGCGATTTTGATAAACTCGTATTTCAATTCTTCTTTGTGAAGTTCCGATTTTGTAACATCGTATCCTTTGTTTTCCCAAGCTCCTACAAAAGAGAAGTTTTCGTCATCACGAAGCGTTTCCCCTTCAGAATCCTGATATTCTTCACGGAAGTGGCCTCCACAAGATTCTTTACGTTGCAAAGCATCCATAGCCATCAATTGTCCTAATTCGATGAAATCGGCAACACGAAGTGCTTTTTCTAATTCAGGATTCAATTCATCTGCACTGCCTGGAACATAAACATCTTTGAAGAACTCTTCTTTTAAAGCTGCGATTTCTGATATAGCCTCTGTTAAACCTTTCTCATTACGCCCCATTCCAACTTTATTCCACATAATCAAACCTAAACGTTTGTGGAAATGATCCACCGTTTTAGTTCCATTATTAGACAAGAATTTGTTGATTTGCTCTTTCACACTATTTTCAGCAGCTACGAATTCTGGCAAATCTGTAGAGATTTTTCCAGTACGAATATCATCTGCCAAATAATTAGAAACAGTGTAAGGCAATACAAAATATCCATCAGCTAAACCTTGCATCAAAGCTGAAGCTCCCAAACGGTTCGCGCCATGGTCAGAGAAGTTAGCCTCTCCTGCAACGAAACAACCTGGAATAGTAGATTGTAAGTTATAATCAACCCAAACTCCACCCATTGTGTAGTGAACAGCAGGATAGATTTTCATTGGAGTTTCATATGGATTCTCATCCGTGATTTTTTGGTACATTGTAAACAAGTTACCATATTTTTCCTCCAACCATTTTTTTCCTAATGTAAGTATTTCTTCTTGAGAAGGATTGTGATTTCCTTTTGCGTAAGCTGTTTGTTTTCCTTTAGATTGAATCTCTGTAGCGAAATCCAAATAAACACCTTCATTGGTATCGTTAGCCTCAATTCCGCGACCTTCGTCACAAACTTCTTTTCCTGCTCTTGAAGCAACATCACGAGGAACTAAATTTCCAAATGCTGGATATTTTCTTTCTAAGTAGTAATCTCTATCTTCTTCAGCAATTTGGACTGGTTTTAATTTACCTGCACGAATCGCTTCAGCATCTTCTTTTTTCTTTGGAACCCAAATACGTCCAGAGTTTCTTAATGACTCAGACATCAACGTCAATTTAGATTGATTGGTTCCGTGAACTGGAATACAAGTTGGGTGAATTTGTACGTAACAAGGATTTGCGAACAAAGCGCCTTGTTTGTGAATTTTCCAGCCAGCAGTTACATTTGATCCCATTGCATTTGTAGAAAGGAAATAAACGTTTCCGTATCCTCCTGTTGCAATAATTACGGCGTGAGCAGAATGTCTTTCTAAATCTCCGGTAATCAAGTTACGGGCAATGATTCCACGAGCTTTTCCATCAACCTTTACCAATTCCAACATTTCGTGACGGTTGTACATCTCAACTTTCCCTAAACCGATTTGTCTTGATAAAGAAGAATAAGCTCCTAATAATAATTGTTGTCCTGTTTGTCCAGCAGCGTAAAAAGTACGTTGTACCTGTGTACCACCAAAAGAACGGTTGTCCAACATTCCTCCGTAATCACGGGCAAAAGGAACACCCTGAGCCACACATTGGTCAATGATGTTTCCAGAAACTTCAGCTAAACGGTGAACGTTTGCCTCACGAGCTCTGTAATCTCCCCCTTTAATTGTATCATAGAACAAACGAAAAGTACTGTCTCCGTCATTTTGATAATTTTTTGCAGCATTGATTCCTCCTTGTGCAGCGATTGAGTGCGCACGACGTGGAGAATCTTGGTAACAAAATGCTTTTACATTATAACCCATTTCGGCAAAAGACGCAGCCGCCGAAGCACCAGCTAATCCAGTTCCTACAACAATAATATCTATTTTTGGTCGGTTGTTTGGTGCAACTAACTTTAAGTGGTCTTTATAATCAGTCCATTTTTGTGAAATGTGACCTTCTGGTATTTTAGAATCTAGTTTCATAAGTTGATCTTTATTTTTTTTAATCGGTCTTATGTAATTCGCATAAATAATCTGATTTTAACAAACCAAATCGTTTGTGCTCATTTCATTATAGATTGATATTAATTATTAAAATGATGAAATAGCGCAATGAAAATAAATCCAAAAGGAACTATAATTGCAAATGCATAACAAATTTTATGCAATGACTTTCCTATTTTATTGTCGAATCCCACTGATTGCAAAGAGGATGTGAAACCATGCCAAAGGTGTAAAGCCAATAATACAAATGCTACACAATACAATCCTGTACGAACTGGACTTTCAAATTTAGCCACCAATTCAGGATAATATCTAGTTTCATCAATTACATTTGATTCCACATATTTGTAAATCATTTCATGAACCCAGAAATCATAAAAATGCAATCCTAAGAATGCCAATACGACCAAACCTGAAATAATCATATTTCTGGATGCCCAAGATGCATTTGCAGCACCATCGTATTTTACATAGGCAACAGGCCTAGCATTTCTATTTTTCAACTCCAATACAAACCCCATAACGAAGTGAAAAACCACACCTACAACCAGAACAGGTTGCATTACAAATTGGATTAACGGATTGTAACCCATAAAATGTGACATCGCATTAAATGAATCGGCACTAAAAACCGATACGAAATTAATAAAGAAATGCAGCGATAGAAACATAATCAAGAAAAGTCCTGAAAGCGCCATAGCCACTTTTTTAGCTATAGACGACTTCAATATTGCAGATTTTGCCATAATAATATAAATGTTTTATTTTTTTAAAAAGTCGAACAAATTTAGGCTTTTTAATAAAGAATTACAACATTTTACACAATTTTGCTGCTCTATTTATAATCATTTTAAAGTGTTTAACCCTCAATTTTTCAAGTATAAAAAAATAAAAACTTAACACTTTACAAATCCGAATGTTACTTAAACAAAGCTTAATAAAACACAAACGACTCTTATATCGATTACTCAATAAAAACTTTCTGAAGCCAAGAAAAATTATCAATAAATTCAAAAAACATGTCTTTATGCTTCAAATAAATAAAAACAATAAAAACATTGCTTTTTATCATACCAATGTAATTGTTATTCAAATGTGGAGTTTTAATTTTGCAAAAAAATAATCAACAATGAAAATCGGAATTGATGCAATAGCTTTTAATGTTGCCAAATTACACTTACCTATAAAAACATTAGCAATCGCTAGAAACATAGAACCCGAAAAACTAGAAAAAGGATTGGGTTTATTAAAAATGACTTTACCGGATACTCATCAAGATACAGTTGTCTTTGGTGCTAATGCTTTGACAAAACTAATCCAAGACAACAACATCAAATTAGACGATATTGCCCGGATATATGTTGGAACCGAGAGCGCCATTGATAGCTCAAAACCCATAAGTTCGTTCTTGATTTCTTTAATGGAACAAAAATTTGGAGAGAACTCTTTATCCGAATGTGATGTTGTGGATTTCACTTTTGCCTGTATTGGCGGTGTGGATGCACTACAAAACTGCCTTGATTTTGTTCAACTCAATCCAGACAAAAAAGCAATTGTTGTCACTACCGATTTTGCTAAATACGACTTGAATTCAACTGGAGAATATACTCAAGGAGCTGGTGCAGTTGCCATGCTGATCACTTCAAATCCAAGAATTATAACTTTTGAAAATCATTGGGGAGTAAGTACAAAAGGAGTTTTTGATTTCTTCAAACCTTACAGAACGGTTTCGAAAAAGGAAATCACAGGAAATACAAATAACGAATCTTGGTTTGATAATTTAGAAAGCGAAATTGAAATCCACAAAGACCAACCCGTTTTTGATGGTCAATATTCGAACCAATGTTATATGGATCGAACAAGAGAAGCTTATTTTTCCTTCAAAAAAACAAAAAACACAACTGAAACTGTATATAATAATTGGACAAGCATTGTAATGCATTTGCCTTATGCATTTCAAGGTCGAAGAATGTTATCAGAGATTTATGCTTTGGACGCTTCTACTCCAATTCTTTCTGGAGAAGAAACTGCATCCGAATATCAGAATAAATTAAAAGAAATCAGCAAATCTGAAGATTACAAAACATTTGTTTCTGAAAAATTACAGCCTGCAGAATTGGCTTCTTCTCTAATCGGAAATTTATATACTGGTTCCATTTTTATGGGATTGCTTTCTACTCTGGCACATTTCTATGACAACAAAAAAGAAATTACGTCTGAAAAATTCGGTTTTCTAGCTTACGGAAGTGGTTCCAAATCTAAGGTTTTTGAAGGCACCATTCAACCCGAATGGAAATCAGCCATAAGCAATGTTGCTCTTTTGGAAACGCTTGAAAATAGTTTTGAAATTGATTTTGAAACTTATGAAAAATTACACAAAAAGGAACAAAAACAAAGCATCCAAGAACCTAAAAACGAATGGATTTTGGATCGAATAGAAACCGAAATACCCAATTTAATCGGGGCCCGTTATTATAAATGGGTTGACTAATGTTAAGTGATTTTAGATTGTAGATTAACGAATTTTGACTTTAGATTTTGTAATAGCAAATAAAGACCTTTATGTTTTCCGGGTTAGCATATCCGAAATCAAAAATCGTTAATCAAAAATCAGCAATTTTTTATCATTTAACTAAACTTAGCTATATATTCTTGAACCGTTGCATCCGTCTTTTCATTTCTAACTTTTTGTTCCAAATGAATTGGAGGCGAAGCTCTCTCTAAACAATTTTGTACCGAGCAAGTTTCACAAGTCACCCCAACTAATTGTCTTTGCACCGAATCACCCTCAATGAATTTAAACTTTTTCTTAATGGAAGGCGTTATCAAAATTCCAACCGAAATACTTCGCAAACAGTTTTTCTTAAAAGGATCCGGAGTCGCCGATGAAAAAACAAGATACTCATTATTACTATTTTCATAGCGTGAAATCTGCGCGTCAAAAAAATGTTCTTTCTTTTGTTTCAAAGACTCCACAATTGTTTTTATAGAAACCCATCTTCTGCAATAATGCTCATTCATTTCGTTGGCATGAGGCTCTTGCTGATTGGTAATATGTAATTCCTTTTTTATTTGATAAGTATCTGAGCCAATTTCATGGGACAAACGAAGAAAAAATAAGTTCTTTATCTGAAAATCCTTTGGCAAAATATTGGTCAAACGCTGATAGAATGATTCAGGAGAAACATTGAATTTACTCATCAATTGAACCATTTCTTGAGGTTTTGGATTGCTGTTGGATAAAAATACATTCAATTCATCTATCAAATGTTGTCTTGGCAACAACAATGCTCCAGCAAAATAAGAGGCGTAAAAATTATTGAGAACCTGGTCAAAGTTGTCAAATTTTATCCAACTGAAGGTGTATAATCTTTCGGTAATTTCAAGATAATTATACGCTATTTCCTTAGCCAAAATAAAAGCTCTCTGAGAAGAATCAATTCCCTTTGAAAGCAACAATGTCTTACTTTTTGGAACAAAAATGGAACGCAAATCCCCCAACTCATCCTGCTCTGAGAAAACAATTTCTTCTATGGTATAGCCATATTCCTCAATCAATATAGCCGACAACTCCTCTATAGAAATATTGGCATCAATATTAATGTGAAATGCTTTGCAGAACGACAGTACTTTTTCCTCAAGATCCTCGAAGTAATTATTGTGTGCTTCTTGATAAGAACGCAATGAGGCCAAGAAAAAACTTTCTCTTGTTAAGTTATAATGCTGCGCTATTTCAATAATGGTACTGATAAAGGCATTGACTTTGGCAGGAGCATTGGCAATAATATCAATTAAATCCGCTTCCTGAATCCCGAAAAGATCCAACGGAATCTCCTTCAAAATTCCCGATTTTAATATTTCCCCAATCGGCGCAAGATTATTATCGAGTTTTAATGACACCATATGGTCGTAGGTTACGTCCAATTTCTCCGCCAAAAGAATAATTTTTTCCGTTTTGGGATATTTTTTTCCTTTTTCAATCTCATTCAAATACGATTTTGACAGCTCCGTTATTTTGGCCAAGCCAAATAATGACAAATCTTTATTTGTTCGAGCCTGCTTGAGTTTAAGCCCAAAAATCAACTTGATATATTCCTTTTCTACGTTCATAAAATCAAAGA carries:
- a CDS encoding amidohydrolase; this translates as MKIALIQSSLFWENPEKNRKKLGEKINAISESVDLIILPEMFTSGFTMKPNDVAETTHGETITWLKHLAKAKNVAITGSLVIVEKENFYNRLVFVFPSGEIQFYDKRHLFSLAGEDKVYTAGSNKLIIEYKGWKICPLICYDLRFPVFSRNVEEYDVLIYVANWPKIRINAWDALLKARAIENMSYTIGVNRIGEDDNNFQYNGHSQVVNFLGDYIMEPIETKGVFIIELNKAELLLARKKFNFLSDQDSFVLK
- a CDS encoding succinate dehydrogenase/fumarate reductase iron-sulfur subunit produces the protein MSAAKNINITLQIWRQKNSKEKGKMESYKLNNVSTASSFLEMLDQLNEQLVNERKEPIAFDHDCREGICGMCSLYINGRAHGPDTGITTCQLHMRMFNDGDTIVVEPWRSVAFPVIKDLVVDRTAFDRIQQAGGFVSVNTSGNTIDANTIPVPKDDADKAFEAAACIGCGACVATCKNGSAMLFVGAKVSQYALLPQGKVEATNRVLNMVRQMDEEGFGNCTNTGACEIECPKGISLENIARMNREYLSASLK
- a CDS encoding fumarate reductase/succinate dehydrogenase flavoprotein subunit; protein product: MKLDSKIPEGHISQKWTDYKDHLKLVAPNNRPKIDIIVVGTGLAGASAAASFAEMGYNVKAFCYQDSPRRAHSIAAQGGINAAKNYQNDGDSTFRLFYDTIKGGDYRAREANVHRLAEVSGNIIDQCVAQGVPFARDYGGMLDNRSFGGTQVQRTFYAAGQTGQQLLLGAYSSLSRQIGLGKVEMYNRHEMLELVKVDGKARGIIARNLITGDLERHSAHAVIIATGGYGNVYFLSTNAMGSNVTAGWKIHKQGALFANPCYVQIHPTCIPVHGTNQSKLTLMSESLRNSGRIWVPKKKEDAEAIRAGKLKPVQIAEEDRDYYLERKYPAFGNLVPRDVASRAGKEVCDEGRGIEANDTNEGVYLDFATEIQSKGKQTAYAKGNHNPSQEEILTLGKKWLEEKYGNLFTMYQKITDENPYETPMKIYPAVHYTMGGVWVDYNLQSTIPGCFVAGEANFSDHGANRLGASALMQGLADGYFVLPYTVSNYLADDIRTGKISTDLPEFVAAENSVKEQINKFLSNNGTKTVDHFHKRLGLIMWNKVGMGRNEKGLTEAISEIAALKEEFFKDVYVPGSADELNPELEKALRVADFIELGQLMAMDALQRKESCGGHFREEYQDSEGETLRDDENFSFVGAWENKGYDVTKSELHKEELKYEFIKIAARNYK
- a CDS encoding succinate dehydrogenase cytochrome b subunit codes for the protein MAKSAILKSSIAKKVAMALSGLFLIMFLSLHFFINFVSVFSADSFNAMSHFMGYNPLIQFVMQPVLVVGVVFHFVMGFVLELKNRNARPVAYVKYDGAANASWASRNMIISGLVVLAFLGLHFYDFWVHEMIYKYVESNVIDETRYYPELVAKFESPVRTGLYCVAFVLLALHLWHGFTSSLQSVGFDNKIGKSLHKICYAFAIIVPFGFIFIALFHHFNN
- a CDS encoding hydroxymethylglutaryl-CoA synthase family protein; amino-acid sequence: MKIGIDAIAFNVAKLHLPIKTLAIARNIEPEKLEKGLGLLKMTLPDTHQDTVVFGANALTKLIQDNNIKLDDIARIYVGTESAIDSSKPISSFLISLMEQKFGENSLSECDVVDFTFACIGGVDALQNCLDFVQLNPDKKAIVVTTDFAKYDLNSTGEYTQGAGAVAMLITSNPRIITFENHWGVSTKGVFDFFKPYRTVSKKEITGNTNNESWFDNLESEIEIHKDQPVFDGQYSNQCYMDRTREAYFSFKKTKNTTETVYNNWTSIVMHLPYAFQGRRMLSEIYALDASTPILSGEETASEYQNKLKEISKSEDYKTFVSEKLQPAELASSLIGNLYTGSIFMGLLSTLAHFYDNKKEITSEKFGFLAYGSGSKSKVFEGTIQPEWKSAISNVALLETLENSFEIDFETYEKLHKKEQKQSIQEPKNEWILDRIETEIPNLIGARYYKWVD
- a CDS encoding helix-turn-helix domain-containing protein, which codes for MNVEKEYIKLIFGLKLKQARTNKDLSLFGLAKITELSKSYLNEIEKGKKYPKTEKIILLAEKLDVTYDHMVSLKLDNNLAPIGEILKSGILKEIPLDLFGIQEADLIDIIANAPAKVNAFISTIIEIAQHYNLTRESFFLASLRSYQEAHNNYFEDLEEKVLSFCKAFHINIDANISIEELSAILIEEYGYTIEEIVFSEQDELGDLRSIFVPKSKTLLLSKGIDSSQRAFILAKEIAYNYLEITERLYTFSWIKFDNFDQVLNNFYASYFAGALLLPRQHLIDELNVFLSNSNPKPQEMVQLMSKFNVSPESFYQRLTNILPKDFQIKNLFFLRLSHEIGSDTYQIKKELHITNQQEPHANEMNEHYCRRWVSIKTIVESLKQKKEHFFDAQISRYENSNNEYLVFSSATPDPFKKNCLRSISVGILITPSIKKKFKFIEGDSVQRQLVGVTCETCSVQNCLERASPPIHLEQKVRNEKTDATVQEYIAKFS